A single window of Anaerocolumna chitinilytica DNA harbors:
- a CDS encoding tyrosine-type recombinase/integrase, with the protein MFMFGIYSGLRISDILKFRVRDVRDKHYLMIREQKTKKEKKFAMNDELIPIIDEYIEDKKDYEYLFKSRQGKNEPITRQQAYNILKEAAAAFGLMAIGTHTLRKTFGYHMYQQTKDIVTIKEILNHSDISITLRYIGINQDIKDSTMKRLSFKPTKKK; encoded by the coding sequence ATGTTTATGTTTGGTATATATTCAGGATTGCGTATTTCAGATATATTGAAGTTTAGAGTACGTGATGTAAGGGATAAGCATTATCTCATGATAAGAGAACAGAAGACTAAGAAAGAAAAGAAATTTGCTATGAATGATGAACTAATCCCTATTATTGATGAATATATAGAAGATAAAAAAGATTATGAATATTTATTTAAATCTAGGCAAGGTAAGAATGAACCTATTACCAGACAACAAGCTTACAACATTCTAAAAGAAGCTGCAGCTGCTTTTGGATTAATGGCAATTGGAACACATACGCTCCGTAAAACATTTGGCTATCATATGTACCAGCAAACAAAGGATATTGTTACTATTAAAGAAATATTGAATCACAGCGATATATCAATAACCTTGAGATATATCGGTATAAATCAAGATATAAAGGATTCCACAATGAAACGATTATCATTTAAACCTACTAAGAAAAAGTAG
- a CDS encoding terminase small subunit → MALTDKQKLFADEYLIDLNASRAY, encoded by the coding sequence ATGGCATTAACAGATAAACAGAAGTTGTTTGCAGATGAATATTTGATAGACCTTAATGCTAGCAGGGCTTATTAG
- a CDS encoding DUF1492 domain-containing protein — MTEKELSQYKAIKNEIADLNRRIAEAKEAEIVPFGTVKGSSKYFPYTPQTFKVAGIDPADAKQRQEEISELLRLREIQRDELLKKQVEIEQYIIGIQDSTTRTIFRMFYIDGLSQWEIAKKLGYERSTISQKKRRYLNIVLSQK, encoded by the coding sequence TTGACAGAAAAGGAATTAAGCCAGTATAAGGCTATAAAGAATGAAATAGCAGACTTGAACCGGCGCATAGCTGAAGCGAAGGAAGCTGAGATTGTACCGTTCGGGACAGTGAAGGGATCGAGCAAGTATTTTCCATATACTCCCCAGACCTTCAAGGTTGCAGGGATAGATCCTGCGGACGCCAAACAGAGGCAGGAAGAAATATCAGAGCTGTTAAGGTTGCGTGAGATTCAGAGGGATGAATTACTAAAGAAACAGGTAGAGATAGAGCAGTACATAATAGGAATTCAAGATAGTACAACTAGGACAATCTTCCGGATGTTTTACATTGATGGGCTAAGTCAGTGGGAGATAGCTAAGAAGCTAGGGTATGAAAGAAGTACCATATCTCAAAAAAAAAGACGATATTTAAATATAGTATTATCCCAAAAATAG
- a CDS encoding GmrSD restriction endonuclease domain-containing protein, whose amino-acid sequence MQDLTVRSESIQRIYSFYINDKLLVNRRYQRKLVWTIDEKAAFIDSILKEYPVPLFLLAEDTKEQGSIFEIIDGMQRLDAITSFIEGQFSVEGKYFDLDSMAESKLLLDNGGLIQKTPKLERNICSNIFASYVLPLSIYKKESEEQIDEIFRRINSNGKHLSRQEIRQAGSVSKFAELVRLISSEIRGDVSLENRLLLNDMKKISITNKDLEYGINVDNVFWVTNSIIRREKVRESKDEEIVADILAYVLLDEKPLSSSNALDDFYGFNSENKKSKELDEKIKIRGIDKIKSEFFTVYDIIKSVVNFSNQKLQQLMFKEKSSDQIPRYFQIVFLALYQLAVFQNKKVSSIARLAEVFQGIGNHISLGQGGGNWSAKERETNIEGVVGILNKCFIKNLEDPAMLKWSTELETILRQSTTEQTCFDFKIGFTSLSKREFVDKTFDKVVKTLTAMANKGKGSVGYVIIGVADKNIDAEELEKITGEKSIQCGNFKITGINHDMEFLNITDDKYYQYIIQKLDKQPISPKYKSSIGNLVRFMSYGNKKVIIFKINALDEPAFYDNKYYERKGANIAEIEMTRVVELTKRFL is encoded by the coding sequence ATGCAAGATCTGACTGTGCGTTCAGAAAGTATACAAAGAATTTATAGTTTTTATATTAATGATAAGTTATTAGTGAATCGAAGATATCAACGAAAACTTGTTTGGACTATAGATGAGAAGGCTGCTTTCATTGATTCTATACTTAAAGAATATCCAGTGCCTTTATTTTTATTAGCGGAAGATACAAAAGAGCAAGGATCTATATTTGAGATCATCGATGGCATGCAAAGATTGGATGCAATTACATCATTTATAGAAGGGCAGTTTTCTGTAGAAGGGAAATACTTTGATCTGGACTCTATGGCAGAGAGTAAACTACTTTTAGATAATGGAGGACTTATACAGAAAACCCCTAAGTTAGAAAGGAATATATGTTCTAATATATTCGCATCATATGTGCTTCCATTATCTATTTATAAAAAAGAAAGTGAAGAACAAATAGATGAAATTTTCCGAAGAATAAATTCTAATGGGAAGCATCTATCAAGACAAGAAATAAGGCAGGCGGGTTCAGTGTCAAAGTTTGCTGAATTAGTAAGACTAATATCATCTGAAATCAGAGGAGATGTATCATTAGAAAATAGATTATTACTAAATGACATGAAAAAAATAAGCATAACAAATAAAGATTTAGAGTACGGAATAAATGTTGATAATGTTTTTTGGGTAACTAATTCTATAATTAGACGTGAAAAAGTAAGAGAATCAAAGGATGAAGAAATAGTTGCAGATATTTTAGCTTATGTCTTACTGGATGAGAAACCCTTATCTAGTAGTAATGCTCTTGATGACTTTTATGGATTTAATTCTGAAAACAAAAAGAGTAAAGAGTTAGACGAAAAAATAAAAATTAGAGGTATAGATAAAATAAAATCTGAATTTTTTACAGTATACGATATAATCAAAAGTGTCGTAAATTTTTCAAATCAAAAATTACAACAACTTATGTTTAAAGAGAAAAGCTCAGATCAAATACCTAGATATTTTCAAATAGTATTTTTAGCACTGTACCAATTGGCTGTATTTCAAAATAAAAAAGTCAGCTCAATTGCCAGATTAGCTGAAGTATTTCAGGGCATAGGTAATCATATAAGCTTAGGACAAGGAGGTGGCAATTGGAGCGCCAAGGAAAGAGAAACAAACATTGAAGGTGTTGTAGGTATATTAAATAAATGTTTTATTAAGAATTTAGAAGATCCTGCTATGTTAAAATGGAGCACTGAGTTAGAGACAATATTAAGACAATCCACTACTGAGCAAACTTGTTTTGATTTTAAGATTGGCTTTACATCCTTATCTAAAAGAGAGTTTGTAGATAAAACTTTTGATAAAGTTGTAAAAACATTGACTGCAATGGCTAATAAAGGGAAGGGAAGTGTCGGTTATGTAATAATAGGTGTAGCTGATAAAAATATAGATGCTGAAGAACTGGAAAAAATCACTGGTGAAAAATCTATACAATGTGGAAATTTTAAAATCACAGGAATTAATCATGATATGGAATTTTTAAATATTACTGATGATAAATATTACCAATATATAATACAAAAGTTAGATAAGCAACCTATTTCTCCTAAATACAAATCCTCAATTGGAAATTTAGTTAGGTTTATGTCATATGGTAATAAAAAAGTTATCATTTTTAAAATAAATGCTTTAGATGAACCTGCTTTTTATGATAATAAATATTATGAACGTAAAGGTGCAAATATCGCAGAAATTGAAATGACTCGTGTAGTGGAATTGACCAAAAGATTTCTTTAA